One window of the Zea mays cultivar B73 chromosome 3, Zm-B73-REFERENCE-NAM-5.0, whole genome shotgun sequence genome contains the following:
- the LOC103652587 gene encoding homeotic protein knotted-1-like, with protein sequence MGPLPSLCRSSYSSSAGGDVEAIKARIISHPHYYSLLTAYLECNKVGAPPEVSARLTEIAQEVEARQRTVLSGLAAATEPELNQFMEAYHEMLVKFREELTRPLEEAMEFMRRVESQLNSLSISERSLRSILSSEH encoded by the exons ATGGGACCCTTGCCTTCTCTCTGCAGATCTAGCTACTCATCATCAGCAGGAGGCGACGTCGAGGCCATCAAGGCCAGGATCATCTCGCACCCACACTACTACTCGCTCCTCACTGCCTACCTCGAGTGCAACAAGGTGGGGGCACCACCGGAGGTGTCGGCGAGGCTGACGGAGATAGCGCAGGAGGTGGAGGCGCGACAGCGCACGGTGCTCAGCGGCCTGGCCGCTGCAACAGAGCCAGAGCTGAACCAGTTCATGGAGGCGTACCATGAGATGCTGGTAAAGTTTAGGGAGGAGCTGACGAGGCCGCTTgag GAGGCGATGGAGTTCATGCGAAGGGTGGAGTCGCAACTCAATTCGCTTTCCATCTCTGAAAGGTCGCTGCGCAGCATCCTTTCATCTGAGCACTAG